In Camelus dromedarius isolate mCamDro1 chromosome 4, mCamDro1.pat, whole genome shotgun sequence, the DNA window GGGCCTCAGTGATGGAAATCCACTTGTGCACAATGCTCTCAAACTCACATCCTTGCTGGATGATTTCCAAGAGGATGAAGCAGTCGATGCTGATTCCAATGTAGTAGGGTAGCCAGCAGGCGAAGAAAGCCAAGATGAGGATAACTGTGGTCTTGAGGGCCTTGCGCTTCTGGTAGCCCTTGGAGTGGGACAGCTTGGAGATAATAATGCAGTAGCAGGACAGGATGACAATACCTGGCAGGATAAGGCCAACCATGATGTGCTGAAAGTGGAATACCACCATCCACAAGTTACTGGGGTATAAGCGGTCACAGATGTACCTTCCTTCCGCCTCTGTGACGTTGGCAAAGATGAAATCAGGAATAGTCAACAGGAGAGCAGGTATCCAGACGCCAACATAGACCACCTTTTCAGCCAACAGCTTCCTTGGCCTCTGACTGTTGGTGGCGTGGACAATAGCCAGGTACCGGTCCAGACTGATGAAGGCCAGGATGAGGACACTGCTGTAGAGGTTGACCGTGTAGATGACATGGACTGCCTTGCACAGGAACTTCCCAAAGTACCAGTTTGCCACGGCATCAACTGCCCAGAAGGGAAGTGTGAGGACAAAGAGGAGGTCTGCCACAGACAGGTGCAGTCTGTACTTGTCCGTCATGCTTCTCAGTTTCTTCTGGTAGCCCATGACCAGGATGACCAACCCATTACCCACTATGCCAGTCAAAAAGATGATGGAATAGACAGTGGGCAGAAAGACACGGTTGAAATGGGCATTTTCCTCCTGGAAGCAGGGTTCCTTAATGGAGTCATAGTCGCCTGAGCCCAAGTCATCCTCTGTATAATTATCAGAAGAGAGTATCTGGAAAAGAGGCAAGGGAATGGACGTTCACTTTCAAGTTCAGCAGGCATCCTCCAAGTTTAAAACAATGtttctgggattttaaaaaagcaatttacaAAAGCCAACTCAGCCCATCCTTCTTCAGGAAATTCTGCTCCCACTAAAGTACCCGTGTAAGAGCACAAGGGACTTACTCTAGACTCCTCCACAGTCACTTCATTGTATCCCTCTTTAGTAGAACCAATTACAAAATTCTTTGTTCAAAACAAAGGGGCGCTGAGATTCTGACGGTTTTAAAGTCACATCTTTGCTAACTCTTCTGCCCCGCCCACCAGAGGAAGAAAAACGTTGggagggaaaaaaccaaaacaaaacacaaaaaggcCAGTCGGGTCGGGggtagggggttgggggtgggagtaggggtaGAATCTTGTGCTCTGAGGAGGTGGGATTAACTTTCTCTATAAAGATTCGCCAGCACAGGGAAGCACGCGttgcggggagggggggggggtcCCAAAGACTCATTTTCCTAAGGCATGAAACATTGTTTTCTCCACTCTTGTCTAAACACAAACAATTTTGTACTTAAGCAACACGTAGTGGGATCTTAAGCGGAGGGCTTCGGTGCTTGAAGGCAGGGGCGTCATAAGTGGAtaaacctcccctccccccgccccgccctcgcCTCCTTGGCGCTCCTCAGGGGCGGGTGTCTCGGCCGTACCCATGTTTATCACTTGGCCCTTTGGGGACGTTAGGGAGCACAGCATTTTAATGGGATGGGAAGGTCACGGGGTCTGCACCCGTGGCCCTCGCTCCAAGTTTCATTTCCTCACTCTCCCGGGTCGCTTCCCACCCCGCCACTGATCCAGTTAATGGGGTGGGAGGTCTGCAGCTGGAAGCCTCCAAGCGGAGAGCGCGCTGGGGGCCGGGTGGTCCAGCTCTTGACCTCCGCGCTGCGCATCACGCTCACGCCCACCACTGGCGGCTGTGGCTCCAGCAGTCTGGCCCCGCCGCACGCCAGGCTCCGTCCCGCAGGGTGCAGGGGAGATTGGGCGGCTCCGCCGCGGGAGCCTTTGAATTGCGCGCCGCTTGGGTGAAACGAAAAGCCTCCCTAGTAAGGGGTTTTCAAAAGGCTCCAGGAAACCACCGACGGTTAAATGGCGTAACCAGGCTCGGTAAGAGCCAAACGGTTTCTCCACTTGCACCTGCCTGTCTGCGCCGCAACTATCGGCAGCTCAGGTGCCCTCCCAGCCTCTCACTCCACCCCTAGTCCCCGCCACGCGCACCTCGGGGTGCTGCTGCGCCGTAACTATTAATACTCCTTCGACCTCTGCACCATCCTGAACTCCCGAATCCCAGGGACCACTCGCTGCTCTTTCGACGCCCGCGAGGTCTCTCCTTCAATATCCCAAGTTGTAAGGCTGCTCCCGGGCACCTCCCTGCTGCGGCCAACGCGCAGAACTCCCAGACTAGCAGCACCGTGGGGCCCCCGCCTTTCCCGCCCTCTGCTTACAATGCCCGGGCACTGGCACGGCTCCGCCGGCAGCAGAGTTTAGCGAACATGCACCCAACGCCAAGAGGGTCTCCAGGCGCCTTTGCCTTAAGTTAACTAGGGGCGCAGTCTCCCTCTGGGAACTCCGCGCGCCGCCCTCCACCTCCGATTCAGATCCTGCAGTTCTCTCCAAAGAAACCCCCGCTCCCCCGAGGAGGAGACCCACTGTCTGAGTCCCCGGGCAGCGCGCACGTCTTCTCTGCACTTGTGCATAGAATGTTCTTATGTTTGCAAATAGCATGCAAGCCTGGCGCGCGTGGCAGAACTCAAGGGGGAGACACATGCAGCCACCGAAACAGTACTTCCAGTCTTTTCTCCtctatttacagaaaaaaagattccaatCCAATCCCCTCTCCTGTAGCCAAGGGCACGAAAACTCCTTTCCATGCCCCTTCTCTGGGGCACAGACACCTCCAATATTCTGGTCCCTTCTGCCCGCTCGCAGAGGGGTTACGCTCTTAGTTCTTGTGTTTGTACATTTAAGAAAAAGCAAGTTGAAACTGAACTTACATGGAACCCGTCCATGGTAACCGCTCGCTCTCCAGCCGCAGGGGCTACCGGAGCACTCAAATCTTCGGGGTCACTTTGTTACCTGCTGCCGCGGCCAACAGACTGAAGTTTTTGGCCGAATCTGGACTTTTATAAAAACACGCTCCGCGGGCGGCGCATGCGCCGCgcgggtgggcggggcggggagaAAGGCGGTGGTTGGGGGAGTGGAGCAGACGAGGGGGAGGAGGACCCGAGGGTACGCTCTCAGGAGGCCCCCGTGGGGGTAATCCTGAGAAGCCCCTCAGCGGCTACTGTTAGCTCTAGCTCGCGATCACCTTGGGAGTGTCCAGCTGGGTAGAGCATCCCGGAGGCGTGCTCCAACTTGGGAAAGCAGGATTCGCCTAAAGGGAGGTGGAAAGCGCGGGCGACCCACGCGTCTGTCTGTGGCGCATCCATCCTTGCTCACGTGGATGGATTCCCAGATCTGGGAATACTACACATGGAGacactaaggcccagagaggggaagtgacttgccagAGTAACCCAACCAGTAGGCGGCAATGCTGGCAGTGGGTCCAACATCTGACTCCATTCCCTGTTCTTTCAGTAGATGCAatccattaagaaaatgaaataagtaaaGATTTTCTTCAGAGCACAACTGTGTGTAACTAGACATGCACATCCACAGTAATAGTACCAGGGCTAGGTGTAGACaatcatgaaatattttcagaagaaGGTAGGATGATTTGGCATAATTCTGGAGGGAGACGGTAGTAAAGACATAGTTATGCATTTCAGGTAACCAATTCGTGaatagcagttttaaaaaatacaaaagtgtgCTTTGTTATAAGAGAAACTTAGCGAATAATACTCTTGTAACAGATCACAAGGTACTTGCACATAATCACTCTATTCATTCTCACAACACCCTGTGGGTGTTTTCATTACAGAGATGCAGTTAGTCAACAGATACTTAGTGAGGACTGACTGCATGCCACACACTGTTCTAGGCGCTGGGAACACAGGGAACCTGAGGACAAGGCCCCCAAGTGGAGGAAACAAAAAGCACACCTGCAGAGATGAAATGACGGGGTTGGCCGGGAGTTCCAAGCCAAACAAACCCACCGACCTACCCAATGCGGAGGAGCAGCGTTGGCATCACTAAGAAGTCAGGTTGAAGAGTTGGGCGGggtggagtaggggtgggggctggacGTTTAAAAGTGTCCCAGACGGGCCAGGGTTTGCAGCGGGCGCCCAGACAGTGCTTTCGAGTCTCGCGCCACTTCCCGCTAGCGCGGAGCCTGGGTGGGGCTGTGGACAGAATGAGGGGCGGGGCCGACAAAATAGTGCAACCGCAGGCGGGGGTGGCCGCAGGAGTGACGGGGGGCGGGGACCGAGGTGTGAGCGTCAGCTGGCAAGAACTGTGATTGCGTTGCGACGTGGAACCCAGAAGCCTCTCACTCTGGGACGGTCCTAAGAAGAGGACTTGCCCAGACTGGACCCTAAGCACCACCCCTTTTCATCCAGATAAAACCTTTCAATCTGGAGGTGTTCCAGAGACAGTTCGTAGGCTGGGAACCGGTTCTCTAGCGGGCATAACCTTCCTCTTTTGTCTGGACCCCTTCCCTAATGTTTGTCTGTGAAGGTCCTTGTCTACTGAAGGTTGGTATTGGAATCAGGAGGTGGGACTCTCAGACACTGTCAATTTAGGACACAATAGTAACTagataaaataacataatattgcgttatgtagaattaaaaaaaaagttttaaaagctcttttacttttattaaatcaGCAataaaacttcaggatcttcacATTTCCATAAACTAGGTAGGACAGGCATCCTATCCGTTGAAGGGTGGGAATTTCAGACAGGTTCCATGACTTACTTTTCATGATGCTTGGTAGTGGCAGAATCAATATGTTTTGACCTAGAATGTCAGCTGCATTGTACCTCAAAACTCTTATCTTCACAATGGCTAAAACCTGAAAAGCGGAATTTCCCAAGCCCACccaaaaaggggaaggagggtaaatccagagtaaaatgatttgcacaataaatatttgttgattgcaGACAAAACAAAGCTCCTTTCCTTTATCTAAGGATTCCTTTAGATCCTTTTAGGTATATCTGCTACAAGAAAGAAGATAGTTGAGAGAACAATGAAATGCTATTAACTTTCCAAATTAggcaaaaaattttcttttcaaagataaTACTGGGCCTCAGGATTTGATAAGACCAGCTGTCTCTCACctgtggctggtgggaatgtgggTTGGGGCATCCTTTGTGGAAAACACTGTATTTAGTGGAAACTTAGAACAGTAATTCCACCTGTAGCAACTTATCGTAAGGAAATAGGATTTTGCCACAAAGGTATTCATGgaggcattatttataatagtgaaatgTCTGAACAGCCCTAAATGTGCACTGTTAGTGGAGTAGTTGAGAAAATGTTGGTACAATTCTACATGGAATTCCATATAGCCATACAAATGATGTTTGTGAAGAATTCTTAATGACaggggaaaatgcttctaaaacATTAAGTGCAAAAAGCAGGATTCAAAACTGTGTATATAGTGTGATTTCAGTAATGTT includes these proteins:
- the CXCR4 gene encoding C-X-C chemokine receptor type 4, which encodes MDGFHILSSDNYTEDDLGSGDYDSIKEPCFQEENAHFNRVFLPTVYSIIFLTGIVGNGLVILVMGYQKKLRSMTDKYRLHLSVADLLFVLTLPFWAVDAVANWYFGKFLCKAVHVIYTVNLYSSVLILAFISLDRYLAIVHATNSQRPRKLLAEKVVYVGVWIPALLLTIPDFIFANVTEAEGRYICDRLYPSNLWMVVFHFQHIMVGLILPGIVILSCYCIIISKLSHSKGYQKRKALKTTVILILAFFACWLPYYIGISIDCFILLEIIQQGCEFESIVHKWISITEALAFFHCCLNPILYAFLGAKFKTSAQHALTSVSRGSSLKILSKGKRGGHSSVSTESESSSFHSS